The following DNA comes from Bombus terrestris chromosome 2, iyBomTerr1.2, whole genome shotgun sequence.
ATTCCAACATCCTAGTATTTGTAATGCCCAACCACATTTACATGCAAATGTAAAACATAGAACAAAAAAACCTCGACCACCATTAGATGGCACAGGTACAGTAACTTTTTATTCtgatatgaaaatgattaaaccTACTTAACtttgttttaaatatactttttcatAGTAAATGATGTAAATTCAAAAACTACAAGAGGATTGCTTCAAGAAGGTGGTATAAGCTTAAGTCCGTTAGGATCAGAAGAGAAGTGTAGCACTTATCCTAATCATGGATATGATGATCAGTCAATAATTCCTAGCACTTGTAATCACAATCACATTGGTACTTATTGCCCTACAATTTCTGATCAGCGACAAGGTATCAAAATAATAGAACATGATCATAACGATAATCaaaatgtttatatattatCCGATCAATGTCGCACGCGAACGTATTCTCACGGTAGTGGTAGTTCGCGTAATCAAAATCACTATCAAGATAGTGAACGAATGTACCGACCACTGCCAAATACATATGCCGAAGACGAACGTCAAATAAGATACCGCCAATTTCAACCAGAACAAGTGCATAATCATCAACAATATTCTGACTATAAGCATTTAGATAATGACGTCCAGCGAAGATCCGGACAGGAATATTATGAAAGAGACTTTCGTACATTACATTATACGCATATACCTGAGTTTCcaatatatcataaaaattcACAACCACAACCCGTACTAAGACGAGACCGCGATAgcaatacaaataaaaatttgcgaTATACAGATTCACCAAGCGAGTCACAATTACCATCAGGCTATTGGATGCGATATGAAGACGAAATTGTTTGGTGCACAGATGATCAACTTGCTTCAGATAGATTTGGTAGTTTAGATCGAAGGAAACGCAATGCCGTCCAACATACGAGTAGTATTGGAACCGACATGCAACCACGATATCGCACAGTATCCGTAGGTTGCAATAAAAGTCCTTCTTATATTGCATCTCATCAAAATGCTTCTGTTCATTTACTTCCATTATCTGAACAGCCGTCAACTAACAATAAAATGTTACTACGTACGCAATCTTTAGGAAGCGTCGAAAAATGGCATTCGAATCATTTACATGAACTGCATGATGGTAAGGATACAACGGATAATATTagtagaaaaggaagagaaaaagaatggtATGAAACCTCTTTGGATTCAGGTACAAGTCCGGGATCAGATGTTAATTTAATATCTTCCCATAAAAATATCCACTATCAGTCTACTCTTCCTGTTTGCTCTAAATCATCTACTAATAGTAATGGCGAAGATGGGAAAAGTAATTATATTCCTTCTGTAAATCATCGTAAAAGTGATATACTAACGATTGAAACTGATCAACATTTACAACCATTATCATCTCGTTACGAGCCAACACGAAAAAAGGTACTTGAAATTCCAGCCGAATCGAAATCACCTCAAGAAACAAATGAAGAAACAATTATGTTAGGATCTTCTCAGAATTGTACAATTGTACAAGCTGGAAAATATCAACCATACAGAGAAGTTACAAAACCTTTTGAAATGTctgatttttacaaatattccaCCAAGTTTCGTAAAAGGAACGAAATTAATGGACAGAATATTTCAAGTGAAACACAAAATGATTCTCGAGGGTCGCACTATGTCGGAACAACCGATCTTGGAGAATCTGAATCTTCGAATACGATTCACAATGGATCAATTGCTGGTTCAGTTCAAAAAAGAATTTATCAGCCTGTTCAAAGAATGACGTGTCAACCTTATCTCACATCATTAAGATAACTTTTGATTATAGATAAAGTAGGAATAATCTAACAGAATGATGTGAAAAAGACAAGATAGGCTGGACCTGTCTAAACAAATATTCAAAACTCACTTTCAATTTGTAACAGATTTAGGAATGGTATACCGATTGCAGTGATTTTTGCCTTAATATCTCATTACAATTTGATAAATCTTATAACCTTCTGCATTACGATACTGCCAATCGACtgcattaaaattaatatgGAGACCTGGAAAGTGCcttattttaacaaaaaattgCTGTTGAAATTGTACGAAATTTTACGATtacattatttgtaatattaacaTACATAAGATCTTTTGAGATTTTTGAACATCATATATATATCTAAGTACAATTGATAACCATCGCGTTTAAAAATAaccgatatttttcatttaagaaAATGGCAGAACATGCCAAAAGTGATCATATTTTGTTAAGCCGACTGCCTAGATTTCTAAtgtaagatataaataaatttttttcgtaattaatttttttaaatatttactatatagtatatagtatatagtagcAAAAGGTACATTTAAAGTAATgtaaaaaactaaaaaatacatttagaCAGCATAGAAAAGTATAAGACTATCACAATGATACATTTGAGATTAAAGCATATAAACTAAGTAATATTAATAAGGaatgattttcatttatttcattataacatatatatgtcgggttggcgttaagattagagttaggattaagggcgtgaaacgaatccctattggcattagatgtgatcattatgcaatagaggagatatctactagtgcaaatatgattatgatagaatttgacaagtaatcgcgataattagatactcgagaagctaatgacaatgatcctagactcaataacgaatccgcggtcaacgggatgacgaactctactcttctttagtgtctaagttgtactcaatgttaatgcatggagcaatcactacgtatgtgagggttacttgaatcgtcgttgagatcgtacgggagagtagttctccatcacggtaatgctgtcgaggaaaactatgatgggtgtgtctaagggcacgaggtcATAGGATTCGTgaagaaaagtcttcgttcggaaagtgagggaaattgacgttactgttaattggtcaatttccgtgttggtggttagagaaggatgttagccgtccttggggaaagttgccagtgggaagcgttcgtggaaggatagatttctcttatcttcccgtagttgggacacaggctatttgtctatttgaaacactttgtataattgaaacttaatattcgtaacgGGTCCTCGGCCTGCTAAACATATACTCTGAAGATGCgtcaacatctggcaatcattttacccgaaggacaaagtctgcgtgtggcgagccacgagacagaaatcgttgaaacgtttaccgtcgtgctccgtcccaagtatttcttttaaggagagctatagagttacttcatacctttgttagacaaaaagttcatcccttgaccgcggctacgttcggcgactggttgtcgcctcgagcccgagctcactatcataaatctcaaataagtacagtcggatcgaatgacaacagtttcttaatacggctacggtggaatctagattacagtactaaggggtcttcccaaagttccaaagagaaggttccggtgttctttcatctccgacatatatatatatatatatatataagaatatttcttttaataaatatttgtacaacaACAATAGGAAAACATAGAAAATGTTAGATTTCATTGCTTTGAGCTTATTCAATTtcaacacttagccaaccgaatagGGAGATCTCACCCCTCTGTAAAGTATATCGATGCGTGACTGAACGGGATCTCCCTTTTTGACTTTTGCAacgcgttttctttctttttgttattatcagttattgtttacctggaattgtaCCCAATTAATCACGCCagtttttctgcttttataaagtacagaatataataaaatacaccaatttagtggtattaaaattaattaaaaagttacactatcagttatgactaaataaagttataatcgaaTGATACTacactgtaaaaaaatattaaaatgcattatgaatttttaattttaatttcacgttcaagtTGTGTTATTTATCTTCAATcacctttaatatttttaattttacttatatttttttatgcttttaatatatacttttaatttgatgttttgcatatacaatatatgaaatcgttaaataaaatcattaccgcaaaatataattgaccacttaaataatttttaggtttctttattttttaagtagTTAATATTAGtcctcgatacttggaaaaatcCGCAATGAGAAACGAAAAGCTCGTTGTGACGCacgcggttggctaagtgttaaaaaCCAAGATTCAAATGATGTAAATACTTTGatgcttttatatttattgaaacaaaacaTGTAAACGTAATGAAACTATATTTAGTTCCATAATATATTTCTAGTATGTATACATTTTACTTAATTATATTATCTTCAGTTTCATATTGAACAACTCGAGTGTATGCGTAGTATGTactcaaattaatatttaagttatataaatgttacaaactcacagaaataaataattcgcaCACTTCATTTAGTTTCCACTATTCACTAAATATATTGTCTAAAATAAAggtatatttgttaaaaataaataaatgattgaTTGTCTTAACTTTATCTTTAATGCTGTTTAATGTTTCCTCTATTACAAAAAGCAaatgttacatttttttataataaaattatattttgtttacaaAACGGTAATATTCtttctatgaaaaatatctgtaaataaaaaatatccctAAATTTGAGAATTTTAGTTTTTATTGTGTATAGATCTATCGTAAAAACTAACATTTCAAATTAAGTTTACAATTTACGTATAAATCTCTAAGGCTGCAATTTATGCTACTTATATGCTTGAATAAACTATCagatgttaaatattattaaaaaagcaTTCTcgcgtaatatttttttacgtaATTATTGCAAGAACTTTAGAGGTATTTATTATCCTATTCATAATTCATATATTCAATAACTTGAAAACTGCGGCacgtattaattttttaactactacattcaatttttttatgtaagaagtaataaaaattattgtagaGGTGTTTTGTTGTACTTTAGCAATATGAATAACATTAAACAACGTGATGATCTTCAGAACAAGAGACTAATAACGCCTTGTTTTACAATAAGAAACTCGTTTATCATAAAATCGTATTAATTTGGAAAAAgatcaaaatttataaaaggCATACATCAATAAATTAGATacaatgaaaatttgtattgtaTCTTCCAATGTGTTTACATTCAATAACTTAAAAAAAggatataatattatttccctatatgatgtatattttTTCGTAGAACCAGGTAGAACAAGCCATATAcattaaaacgaataaaatagtTATACAAAggaacgaaaattaaattttgaattgtGTAATGATTAAAATCTTATCTAGTAAATTCGTAGATATGgtaagaaataaaagtaaatgtaaATTACATCTAAAATATAATACCGATTAAGTAACTTGATCTTAAAAGtttatgttttataatatcACACAAACTATACAAAAATTCTACTTCCATACTTTCGTGTAGTGCAATTGCAAATACACATATACATGAACGACGTATTATTATCCCGTTTACAATTGCActtcataaaaaaaattaaatattgaacttACAATTAGACCCATTGGCACTCTATATGTCCCTTTTTTACACAACACTATAAGAGACATATATTATTGAGAAGAAAAACACATTAGAATCTACAAGCGGTTACACCCAGTGTTGACAAATAGTAGTATTGTTATTCTTATTGTTAACGCATGCACATCAATTGTTGAATATTCACCAATTAAAATGAAGAAGAGATagagaataatgaaaaataagacAAAAATATAAGGCAACTGGtttctatataaaaaacaatataCAAAACGTTCcgtttatttttataagaaGCGTTAGCAATAACAATAAACTTTTAATTACAACAATTCACTATAAAATTAACAATGTAGAAATTCTATAGAAAATATAAGCAACTTGCATATTTTATCACGAAAAGATTGAGAAAACTTCGAATAATATTAGTTCATATTAACGAATCGAATAATTATCTTATTCTTTAAAGGCAACACTGAGGACAGATGGTTTTGATGAAGAAAAGTGCATCCTATAACTATATGTAATAATAGCTGGAATTTATATGCGCAAAATATCTCGAGACAATTCGATTACCTAATGCTTATACAGAAGCAATTCTTTAAACAGATTAAAagatcatttttataaaatagttcTATCAAAAAAAAGATTGATACCATATTCTTTGGCTTTCATTTCTGTTTATAAAGCTCTAATTGCTTTCATTCATTAGTATCCttttaaatgattattaatgtttaaaaatttaattttttgaaaagcGTCTAAATATActaaacaataaaatacaaagataaaataaagattCCAAATAGACAGCTTTAAATTCAATtgtcgtttataaaataatttttatttgttattttttttaaatctggAATTCGTGCATACTTGCTAAAAATGGtttccttttattatatttagcaGTACACACATTCAACCGAATTTTCATACTATCGCCCAGACATACACTTATTACATGGAACACTCGATTTGCGCAATTTATCACGGTCTTAAAACTATGAATTAGAAATTAACACTATACAGTTCACGATAATTTAAGGAAATTTGTTAAATGTTTGCAAAGCCATAACAGGAGGTAGGAAGAAACTTATTAATTGAATGTTCAATATGAATAATCATTAATCAAATAGAGAGTACTAATATTAATCTTTATAATCTATAGATTATTTATATAGTTTACCATctctttaatttatataaaccaAAATTTCATATTCTATAAATTGCTTATTCCTCAAATTGGATGACAAATAAATGTAACCAAGTCCACATTTTTTGGCAGAATAAGTACCCaaccaaaattaaaaataattctaaactACTAAAGATATGTTATACAAAAAGTAAGTTtgtatgtttttattttattgaacttGTCTTTAAGCAAACATTAAGTTTCGAGCCAAGGGTTAATAatgagaatataataatatttacgaaaacaatttcatttaaaatcttGGACAATTTTGCTTAAAAAAGTAAGGAAAATTGATTTCTTAATAAAAAcgtttttaaatgtataaacttatttttgcatatatgtatatttacctCTTTACGTAAAAAAGGactttattcaaattaaaaagaaattaaaaagaataaaaacaaaACCTGTTATTTTCAAACTGCCAAACGATTATTCTATTAATGTGTATTCTATATAAATCGAATTAATTTGGACCACTGATGTAATAGACTTGATGCATATTTCTTATGATTGAGTACTAATTGTAACAATATTGGTCAAGGTACACAAACAGAAGCGATTACAAAGTGGCTATGTAACATTTAAAAACTTGCCATTGTACATGCGACTGCAACCTCCTCGTTATTATTGACTTGATATTATTTACATACTTCACGCCTAAATATCATCAAGCTAAGCAcgcaaattttttattaacgtagctgagatatttttaaatcataACCATttaaacaattcataaactacTTGTCTATTCAGCCATTGAAACCACATACAAGTGGTGGATGAAATAGATGGTACAGTTAACAGCAACAGTAGCAGATTACTGAATTAATACAACTACTCAGCCTGAAATTCAAATTCAGACCAATCAGACTCTTCTGAGCCTGAAAAAAGGGAAATAATATCTTCAATGTCTACATCATATATCCAACGGTTATCCCTCTCTTCAAAAAAGTCCCACAAAATTATTTGCTGTAAAAAATTGTGgttatttgtacatttttgaCAATAATGTTAGTAATTGAAAATCTAAACAATATTAtaacaaaacaaaaattttaacttacacGCAAAATATCGACATCTGTATCTGCATTGCGTCGACGAATAGGAGGGCCAACATCTGTTTTAGTGCCATCAGGAAGTGCATGTAGGTAAAAACACTTATTGCCAAATGGACATTTTCCTTGTCCTTTATTGAAGTACTTACAATCTTTAGTGCTATAATATATAAAcgatttaatgtaattaaaaattatagtagCGCATGTTTTATCCTACCTTAACGCACATTTGTAGTCCGTTattagtttttctttttcttctttattatctACCCAGTACATACTTGGGCATACAAAATCTGAAGTAGCACGGCATTCTGGGCATGCTCTAATAATTTTATTGTCAAACTGTTTAGCTTGTCTCCATTTCCTAATACAACTTAGACAAAAACAGTGATTGCAATTTGGTAAAATGCCAAATCTCTGTTCTCCAGATGCTTTTTCCATTATAACTTCAAAGCAAACACCGCAAGATTTTTCTCTGCTACGTTGAATAGCAAATGAAAGCTCCATGTCCACTTCATGTTGTTTGACACATgcctaaaatattaatattaataatgaaaaattttatatagttgaaatatactatttaaattatgtaatattacatgTAATTACATTTGTATGTTTCTTTCTAAGTTCTTCGTTGTACGGATGAAGTGCAGCACGATTACACAATTCACAAATATCTCCATGTAGGTATGTACAATCACGTTTTTTGCAAATTCCAGTTGCTTCTGCATATGGACATAAAGGTTCTGAAGATGGACTGGATGCTTGATCAGATGAATTTACAGCTTGAGCATAAGATATTGACATTGAAGAATTTGTAGATGTTCCCGAGGTTGTAGAAGCTTCAATTGTAAAAGATGATCTAGCCACATGTGAAGGTACGAATTCTGGTGCTTTTACCCATTCTTCAGCATTACGAATATTGTCTTTACTGGAAATATATAAACACATTTTagcatattatattttctattaccctaatattatacatatatatgtgtgcatgtgcatatatatacatatttatacatatattatatatcagatatttttatataccatattacaacgtattacgtgaAATGCAAATGTTATTACGATTTAAATCTTGCCGAAATAAGATCATCTGACAACAACATACGCAATCTTTATTGTTGTCGAAGTTGAAATATTTGAGGTGTGTTGACCAGCTGATGAATTTTCTACCGAATTTGCATTTACCACATTATTATCAACACTTTCAATAGTATGACGAAAATAGCACTGATTTCCAAATTTACAGATACCATGTTTAAAAAAGCGACAAATATTGTTCACAGGTGGAACAGAAGAAGATATTATtgtttcattagtttcatcATTCCAAGCTCCTTCAGTATGACGGTATCTACAATTATTTCCTTCACGGCACATCCCATTTTTGAAGTATCTACAACaaaaaatcaaaacatcataTTAGCCTTAACATCATTTTGACATCAACAAATTTCACACATAACGCAAGtgtctattatttatatttcataccgattatttcaataaaatttcaaaatataatttgatGACATGTAAATGCTCActtatgcaatatatatataacatgtgTTTTagtttttatgcaattttaatctacttttacttaaataaaaataaataatacataaatgaAGATTTTGTAACATAATCTGCTAGACTAATAATTTTTTGATACAGTTTCAAATACAATTACTTTTggttagtaaaaaaaaaaagaaaacagacgcaaaaatttaaaaaatattgatattttcacaGCTTAATATGTTGGCGCACTATATTCTGGTATGTGCAGAGGTTGGTTTCGATACTtgagtatttttatattgttattaaaattcattaggAAGTAATTACGGGACAATTTCTTACCGGCAAACAACGCTCTGTGTCCAACTGTCGGCCATTTTCCAAAGATTCCACTTTAACAATAATCGACAACGCGTCCTGGAAGGATCGCGTACGACTTTTTTAACGATGGCGATATGAAGAACAACAGAGATTCGTCTCGATAATCGTGCACTTTACACTGCACGATATCTTATGCTACATCAccaattttatttaacaagtGTATTTTCACAAGTCCttcgaaaattctaaaaaaaaaacaccTCTTACacatcaattttctttttcattctgtTCTGTtactttgttttttcttttttgacgtCGTTCGAAGTttaatttttactaaaattttactATTGTATATGTGTACTATCCGCTTTTAGGCACTATTGGACAAATATTTAATGTGTACTGAAACTCATTGACTTTACGCGTGATAGCACACATATACGTCACGGACTAAACTAACAACAGGCAAATTCACATTTAACCGTTATACACAAGTCAGATTGTCAACATGTCAAGTGTTCAAAAACAACTTgtagaattaataaattcaatatgtacgtttcttttttttatccttAAGGAATACAAACAAAAACATACAATTATAGAATGTTCAGTTAAAATCAAgtctagaaataattttatatttaaataattttatatctcatttaatattatatgcTGTTTGatgcttttttttaaattatattatataatttaataattaattcagtcgttatttattttagaaaaaatgtattcattctttaaatatttattagtgtttact
Coding sequences within:
- the LOC100644240 gene encoding uncharacterized protein LOC100644240, which translates into the protein MVMAGNESTPGSLAEDSLSTRLQWLRQRREALQEKLAQKNNELKNLCVEEAELTGVLPPEIPLEPGESPPAFRKRVGTAFTYPQNLINKLKTNEVEESALELERQVQIGIVEAALGIVNDPTESKAVRRKHRLVYQQSQRRLQELEARLNFLRQSRNKTHHSTPTQFQHPSICNAQPHLHANVKHRTKKPRPPLDGTVNDVNSKTTRGLLQEGGISLSPLGSEEKCSTYPNHGYDDQSIIPSTCNHNHIGTYCPTISDQRQGIKIIEHDHNDNQNVYILSDQCRTRTYSHGSGSSRNQNHYQDSERMYRPLPNTYAEDERQIRYRQFQPEQVHNHQQYSDYKHLDNDVQRRSGQEYYERDFRTLHYTHIPEFPIYHKNSQPQPVLRRDRDSNTNKNLRYTDSPSESQLPSGYWMRYEDEIVWCTDDQLASDRFGSLDRRKRNAVQHTSSIGTDMQPRYRTVSVGCNKSPSYIASHQNASVHLLPLSEQPSTNNKMLLRTQSLGSVEKWHSNHLHELHDGKDTTDNISRKGREKEWYETSLDSGTSPGSDVNLISSHKNIHYQSTLPVCSKSSTNSNGEDGKSNYIPSVNHRKSDILTIETDQHLQPLSSRYEPTRKKVLEIPAESKSPQETNEETIMLGSSQNCTIVQAGKYQPYREVTKPFEMSDFYKYSTKFRKRNEINGQNISSETQNDSRGSHYVGTTDLGESESSNTIHNGSIAGSVQKRIYQPVQRMTCQPYLTSLR
- the LOC100650312 gene encoding probable E3 ubiquitin-protein ligase makorin-1 isoform X2, which gives rise to MADSWTQSVVCRYFKNGMCREGNNCRYRHTEGAWNDETNETIISSSVPPVNNICRFFKHENSSAGQHTSNISTSTTIKIAKDNIRNAEEWVKAPEFVPSHVARSSFTIEASTTSGTSTNSSMSISYAQAVNSSDQASSPSSEPLCPYAEATGICKKRDCTYLHGDICELCNRAALHPYNEELRKKHTNACVKQHEVDMELSFAIQRSREKSCGVCFEVIMEKASGEQRFGILPNCNHCFCLSCIRKWRQAKQFDNKIIRACPECRATSDFVCPSMYWVDNKEEKEKLITDYKCALSTKDCKYFNKGQGKCPFGNKCFYLHALPDGTKTDVGPPIRRRNADTDVDILRQIILWDFFEERDNRWIYDVDIEDIISLFSGSEESDWSEFEFQAE
- the LOC100650312 gene encoding probable E3 ubiquitin-protein ligase makorin-1 isoform X1; translation: MADSWTQSVVCRYFKNGMCREGNNCRYRHTEGAWNDETNETIISSSVPPVNNICRFFKHGICKFGNQCYFRHTIESVDNNVVNANSVENSSAGQHTSNISTSTTIKIAKDNIRNAEEWVKAPEFVPSHVARSSFTIEASTTSGTSTNSSMSISYAQAVNSSDQASSPSSEPLCPYAEATGICKKRDCTYLHGDICELCNRAALHPYNEELRKKHTNACVKQHEVDMELSFAIQRSREKSCGVCFEVIMEKASGEQRFGILPNCNHCFCLSCIRKWRQAKQFDNKIIRACPECRATSDFVCPSMYWVDNKEEKEKLITDYKCALSTKDCKYFNKGQGKCPFGNKCFYLHALPDGTKTDVGPPIRRRNADTDVDILRQIILWDFFEERDNRWIYDVDIEDIISLFSGSEESDWSEFEFQAE